Proteins encoded by one window of Burkholderia plantarii:
- a CDS encoding MFS transporter, which produces MTTSTPVPGVSNAAWQRNLAVCFCGSFINIVAMTLLLPFLPLYVEQLGVHGHAAIVQWSGIAYGATFLSAALVAPVWGRLADRYGCKLNLVRASFGMVVAMSLIGLSQNIWQLVALRLLVGLAGGYTSGSYVIVAAQTPKERSAWALGMLSSGIMAGNLLGPLLGGILPQYVGIRMTFFLASGFILLNFIATATLIREDREAMAARRKSGAGGGAALSAGTRGLVLTMLATAMLLMFANMSIEPIITVYMQQLLGDVGNVTFYAGLAMSAAALGSITSASRLGKIADRIGAMKVVIACLAVSGLLLIPQAFVTHAWQLIALRFLMGLSLGGLLPCLTSIIRHNVQDGSVGRVLGYSTSAQYSGQVLGPVAGGFVGGHVGMRYVFLMTCVLLLASAVSNAVLGGAPARRSNGSSTTA; this is translated from the coding sequence ATGACTACCTCCACCCCGGTTCCCGGCGTGTCGAACGCCGCGTGGCAGCGCAATCTCGCCGTCTGTTTCTGCGGCTCGTTCATCAACATCGTCGCCATGACGCTGCTGCTGCCGTTCCTGCCGCTCTACGTCGAGCAGCTCGGCGTACACGGGCACGCGGCCATCGTGCAGTGGTCCGGCATCGCCTACGGCGCGACCTTCCTCTCGGCGGCGCTGGTCGCGCCGGTCTGGGGACGGCTGGCCGACCGCTACGGCTGCAAGCTGAACCTGGTGCGGGCCAGCTTCGGCATGGTGGTGGCGATGTCGCTGATCGGGCTGTCGCAGAACATCTGGCAGCTCGTCGCGCTGCGCCTGCTGGTCGGGCTCGCCGGCGGCTACACGTCCGGCTCGTATGTGATCGTCGCCGCGCAGACGCCGAAGGAGCGCTCGGCCTGGGCGCTCGGAATGCTGTCCTCGGGGATCATGGCGGGCAACCTGCTGGGGCCGCTCCTGGGCGGGATCCTGCCGCAGTACGTCGGGATCCGCATGACGTTCTTCCTCGCGAGCGGCTTCATCCTGCTCAACTTCATCGCCACCGCCACGCTGATCCGCGAGGACCGCGAGGCGATGGCGGCGCGCCGCAAGAGCGGCGCCGGCGGCGGCGCGGCGTTGAGCGCGGGCACTCGCGGGCTGGTGCTGACCATGCTCGCCACCGCGATGCTGCTGATGTTCGCCAACATGTCGATCGAGCCGATCATCACGGTCTACATGCAGCAGCTGCTCGGCGACGTCGGCAACGTGACGTTCTACGCCGGCCTGGCGATGTCGGCGGCGGCGCTGGGCAGCATCACCTCGGCCTCGCGGCTGGGCAAGATCGCCGACCGGATCGGCGCGATGAAGGTGGTGATCGCCTGCCTGGCCGTGTCGGGGCTGCTGCTGATTCCGCAGGCGTTCGTCACGCACGCGTGGCAGCTGATCGCGCTGCGGTTCCTGATGGGCCTGTCGCTCGGCGGGCTGCTGCCGTGCCTGACCTCGATCATCCGCCACAACGTGCAGGACGGCTCGGTGGGCCGCGTGCTCGGCTACTCCACCTCGGCGCAGTATTCGGGCCAGGTGCTCGGGCCGGTCGCGGGCGGCTTCGTCGGCGGCCACGTGGGGATGCGCTACGTGTTCCTGATGACCTGCGTGCTGCTGCTCGCCAGCGCGGTCAGCAACGCGGTGCTGGGCGGCGCGCCGGCGCGCCGCTCGAACGGCTCGTCCACCACCGCCTGA
- a CDS encoding cyclase family protein has translation MGDERVSTRFKKRPEGSNWGDFGADDQLGRLNLLTPQKVREGTAEVREGKSFCLSLPLDLPGGSKWNPRRRPPTLLPVLRNNKSNIGYELRQDDAPYLTDVLCDHRVTLDTQYSTQWDALSQVGSLYDLDGDGNRRSCFYNGYAAERDMFGPLVREPDAHGVLPPAPTRALGIEHMAATGVQGRGVLIDLEAHFGRERRRIGYRDLMQVMDRDRIVVEPGDIVLFHTGFAQMLVEMNGDPDVERLEHACAELDGRDDALLRWIDEAQIAAIAADNHAVEAYPAGKLDEPHYPTLPLHELCLFKLGIHLGELWYLTPLARWLRDNARSRFLLTAPPLRLTGAVASPVTPVATV, from the coding sequence ATGGGAGACGAGCGAGTGTCGACGAGATTCAAGAAGCGTCCGGAAGGATCGAACTGGGGGGACTTCGGGGCTGACGACCAGCTCGGAAGGCTCAATCTGCTCACGCCGCAGAAGGTGCGCGAGGGCACGGCCGAGGTGCGCGAGGGCAAGTCGTTCTGCCTGAGCCTGCCGCTCGACCTGCCCGGCGGCAGCAAGTGGAACCCGCGCCGCCGCCCGCCAACGCTGCTGCCGGTGCTGCGCAACAACAAATCGAACATCGGCTACGAGCTGCGCCAGGACGATGCGCCCTACCTGACCGACGTGCTGTGCGACCACCGCGTGACCCTCGACACCCAGTACTCGACGCAATGGGACGCGCTGTCCCAGGTCGGCAGCCTCTACGACCTCGACGGCGACGGCAACCGGCGCAGTTGCTTCTACAACGGCTATGCGGCCGAGCGCGACATGTTCGGCCCGCTGGTGCGCGAGCCCGACGCGCACGGCGTGCTGCCGCCGGCCCCGACCCGCGCGCTCGGCATCGAGCACATGGCGGCCACCGGCGTGCAGGGGCGCGGCGTGCTGATCGACCTGGAGGCCCATTTCGGGCGCGAGCGGCGCCGCATCGGCTATCGGGACCTGATGCAGGTGATGGACCGCGACCGGATCGTGGTCGAGCCCGGCGACATCGTGCTGTTCCACACCGGCTTCGCGCAGATGCTGGTCGAGATGAACGGCGACCCCGACGTCGAGCGGCTCGAGCACGCCTGCGCCGAGCTGGACGGGCGCGACGACGCGCTGCTGCGCTGGATCGACGAGGCGCAGATCGCCGCGATCGCCGCCGACAACCACGCGGTCGAGGCCTACCCGGCCGGCAAGCTCGACGAGCCGCACTATCCGACGCTGCCGCTGCACGAGCTGTGCCTGTTCAAGCTGGGCATCCACCTCGGCGAACTCTGGTATCTCACCCCGCTCGCGCGCTGGTTGAGAGACAATGCGCGAAGCCGCTTCCTGCTCACCGCCCCGCCGTTGCGGCTGACGGGCGCGGTCGCGTCCCCGGTAACGCCCGTCGCGACCGTCTGA
- a CDS encoding glutathione S-transferase family protein: protein MKKVLWCLEDLELKFDRIDAGRQYGRTNEEEYLKMNRNGLVPTLVDDGYVLWESNSIMRYLAMTYGPTTFYPVNDAKLHADVNRWLDWSMGALWPDIVPLFTSLIRTAPEKRDMNAVRVQSTRLIKNWGIADEYLAGKKYITGDEFTIADIALGVLAQTYDTFELDNKPELPNFNQWYARIAERPGFQRYAVLPPEPDPTSNH from the coding sequence GTGAAGAAGGTGCTCTGGTGCCTGGAGGATCTGGAGCTGAAATTCGATCGTATCGATGCCGGACGCCAATATGGCCGCACCAACGAGGAAGAGTATCTGAAGATGAACCGCAACGGACTGGTGCCCACGCTGGTCGACGACGGCTACGTGCTGTGGGAATCGAACTCGATCATGCGCTACCTCGCGATGACCTACGGCCCGACCACGTTCTACCCGGTCAACGACGCGAAGCTGCACGCCGACGTGAACCGCTGGCTCGACTGGTCGATGGGCGCGCTGTGGCCGGACATCGTCCCGCTGTTCACGTCGCTGATCCGCACCGCGCCGGAAAAACGCGACATGAACGCGGTGCGCGTCCAGAGCACGCGCCTGATCAAGAACTGGGGCATCGCCGACGAATACCTGGCGGGAAAGAAGTACATCACGGGCGACGAGTTCACCATCGCCGACATCGCGCTGGGCGTGCTGGCGCAGACCTACGACACGTTCGAGCTCGACAACAAGCCGGAGCTGCCGAACTTCAACCAGTGGTACGCGCGCATCGCCGAGCGTCCGGGCTTCCAGCGCTACGCGGTGCTGCCGCCGGAACCGGACCCCACCTCGAACCACTGA
- a CDS encoding 2-hydroxymuconate tautomerase family protein — translation MPYVNIKITDEGVTREQKKQLIAGVTELLQKTLGKNPKSTTVVIDEIHVDNWGMAGLQVPEYRESLKQS, via the coding sequence ATGCCTTACGTCAATATCAAAATCACCGACGAAGGGGTCACGCGCGAACAAAAGAAACAACTGATCGCGGGCGTCACCGAATTGCTGCAGAAAACCCTGGGCAAAAACCCGAAATCCACCACCGTCGTGATTGATGAAATCCATGTCGACAATTGGGGAATGGCGGGCCTGCAGGTTCCCGAATATCGCGAATCGCTGAAGCAATCCTGA
- a CDS encoding pyridoxal phosphate-dependent aminotransferase → MSIDLHLDLHPAPGVAGAAAPGGGRLAAPAGMPGDIVRVGAASPLVRVAREAFRLGDVDFLCFGESDHAAPEGAIAALKLALDRGETRYPDIRGLPPLRAALAAYLTGLHQRPVSESRVAVTASGMAALTVAFSALLRAGDRVVVVSPSWPNPTSLARTRGATVHEFALGYDDDGFRLDLDALEATLAGARLLFLNSPNNPTGWCASDAELAAILAMCRRHGVWIVSDDVYSRLVFDGREAAPSILDHAGPEDRVIVCNSFSKAWAMTGFRVGWLVVPEGLRDEIGELIEITHSGVAPFTQRAAIAALADEAFVRHFRDYCARGRAVVDAAFAGLPGVRYRPPVAAFYAFAQIEGLADSGEFAMRLVREQRIAVAPGGAFGPGGEGFIRICFAQDSARLAPAMARFTQSLASLEPSY, encoded by the coding sequence ATGTCCATCGATCTTCACCTGGACCTTCATCCCGCGCCCGGCGTGGCCGGCGCGGCGGCACCGGGCGGCGGCCGGCTCGCGGCGCCGGCGGGCATGCCCGGCGACATCGTGCGGGTCGGCGCGGCCTCGCCGCTGGTGCGCGTGGCGCGCGAGGCGTTCCGGCTCGGCGATGTCGATTTCCTCTGCTTCGGCGAGAGCGACCACGCGGCGCCCGAGGGCGCGATCGCCGCACTGAAGCTCGCGCTCGACCGCGGCGAGACGCGCTATCCCGACATTCGCGGCCTGCCGCCGCTGCGCGCGGCGCTGGCCGCCTACCTGACCGGCCTGCACCAGCGCCCGGTGAGCGAGTCGCGCGTCGCGGTGACGGCCTCGGGGATGGCCGCGCTGACCGTGGCGTTCTCGGCGCTGCTGCGCGCGGGCGATCGCGTGGTGGTGGTGTCGCCGTCCTGGCCGAACCCGACCAGCCTCGCGCGCACCCGCGGCGCCACCGTGCATGAATTCGCGCTGGGCTACGACGACGACGGCTTCCGGCTCGACCTCGACGCGCTCGAGGCCACGCTCGCCGGCGCGCGGCTGCTGTTCCTGAACTCGCCGAACAATCCCACCGGCTGGTGCGCGAGCGACGCCGAGCTGGCCGCGATCCTGGCGATGTGCCGCCGCCACGGCGTCTGGATCGTCTCGGACGACGTCTATTCGCGGCTCGTGTTCGACGGCCGCGAGGCGGCGCCGTCGATCCTCGACCACGCCGGCCCCGAGGACCGCGTGATCGTCTGCAACAGCTTCAGCAAGGCCTGGGCGATGACGGGCTTTCGGGTGGGCTGGCTGGTGGTGCCCGAGGGGCTGCGCGACGAGATCGGCGAGCTGATCGAGATCACCCACTCGGGGGTGGCGCCGTTTACCCAGCGCGCGGCCATCGCCGCGCTGGCCGACGAGGCCTTCGTCCGGCATTTCCGCGACTACTGCGCGCGCGGCCGCGCCGTGGTGGACGCCGCGTTCGCGGGCCTGCCCGGGGTGCGCTACCGGCCGCCGGTGGCGGCGTTCTACGCGTTCGCGCAGATCGAGGGGCTCGCCGACAGCGGCGAATTCGCGATGCGGCTGGTGCGCGAGCAGCGCATCGCGGTGGCGCCCGGCGGCGCGTTCGGCCCCGGCGGCGAGGGCTTCATCCGGATCTGCTTCGCGCAGGACAGCGCGCGGCTCGCGCCCGCCATGGCGCGCTTCACGCAAAGCCTGGCCAGTCTCGAACCGTCCTATTGA
- a CDS encoding iron-containing redox enzyme family protein produces MTDDPICLLSFIEDFAKPHTLGNAAAPRWCEQGHTAAYVLDLPLRQRVVDASRRLALDARCDTAGRQEYLHRVLSTVYDYRFSVPDVSTADIDVSPVFADVASLLEAAMLDAEINQIDEDIFWAMPTEGAAFVEWLKRTMSDHPAGVHAFYREYLRDAADVESMKVFLAQETTLDPRFDDILALMQVGTSGTEKMEIAKNYYDEMGCGDEAGVHTHLFSKTLDALGIDADYVRSTLLPDSRVSGNLSACLVLSPRHHYKAIGYFGVTEYLAPRRFKDLVAGWRRLGLPEDGIAYHDLHIRIDAVHGRAWFDDVIRPMVDRDPRVAREIALGALIRLNSSARYLDKLQATLVSRDAKACPESLVA; encoded by the coding sequence ATGACTGACGACCCGATTTGCCTGCTGTCCTTCATCGAGGATTTCGCAAAGCCACATACGCTGGGAAATGCGGCGGCGCCGCGCTGGTGTGAACAGGGCCATACCGCGGCCTACGTGCTCGACCTGCCGCTGCGCCAGCGCGTGGTGGACGCCTCGCGGCGCCTCGCGCTCGACGCGCGCTGCGACACGGCCGGCCGCCAGGAATACCTGCACCGCGTGCTGTCCACCGTCTACGACTACCGCTTCTCGGTGCCCGACGTCAGCACCGCCGACATCGACGTCTCGCCGGTGTTCGCCGACGTCGCGAGCCTGCTGGAAGCGGCCATGCTCGACGCCGAGATCAACCAGATCGACGAGGACATCTTCTGGGCCATGCCCACCGAGGGCGCCGCGTTCGTCGAATGGCTCAAGCGCACCATGTCCGACCATCCAGCCGGGGTCCACGCGTTCTATCGCGAATACCTGCGCGACGCCGCCGACGTCGAGAGCATGAAAGTGTTCCTCGCCCAGGAAACCACGCTCGACCCGCGTTTCGACGACATCCTCGCACTGATGCAGGTCGGCACCAGCGGCACCGAGAAGATGGAGATCGCGAAGAACTACTACGACGAGATGGGCTGCGGCGACGAGGCCGGCGTGCACACCCACCTGTTCAGCAAGACGCTCGACGCGCTCGGCATCGACGCCGACTACGTCAGGAGCACGCTGCTGCCCGACTCGCGCGTCTCGGGCAACCTGTCCGCCTGCCTGGTGCTGAGCCCGCGCCACCACTACAAGGCGATCGGCTACTTCGGCGTGACCGAGTACCTGGCGCCGCGCCGCTTCAAGGACCTGGTGGCCGGCTGGCGCCGGCTCGGCCTGCCCGAGGACGGCATCGCCTATCACGACCTGCACATCCGGATCGACGCCGTCCACGGCCGCGCCTGGTTCGACGACGTGATCCGGCCGATGGTCGACCGCGACCCGCGCGTGGCGCGCGAGATCGCGCTCGGCGCGCTGATCCGGCTCAACTCGTCGGCGCGCTACCTCGACAAGCTGCAGGCCACGCTCGTCTCGCGCGACGCGAAGGCGTGCCCGGAATCACTGGTCGCCTGA
- a CDS encoding LysR substrate-binding domain-containing protein translates to MTQLLKKFDLTSLRLFLAVCQERSIARAAERECITPSAVSRRIAEIEALIGLPVVVRESRGISVTAVGETVMRYAEAVIANLEGMEAELSRYATGAKGSVRIVANLSAVVQFLPEDISSFKRVFPEVDIEIDEQTSVNVLRSVREGDVDFGICNATSPAEGLDLRTYRSDRLVLMIPAGHRLGNALTVRLADVVGEHFVGLRSDASLMRLLAEQAQKLDAKLDVKIRVGSLDALCRMVHVRLGVAVVPQQIGELYINTLNVKLVPIAEDWAVRTLMIACRNLEHLAAPAAALVNFLTDKR, encoded by the coding sequence ATGACGCAGCTGCTGAAAAAATTCGATCTCACGTCGTTACGCCTGTTCCTGGCGGTCTGCCAGGAACGCAGCATCGCGCGGGCCGCCGAGCGCGAATGCATCACGCCGTCGGCGGTGAGCCGGCGCATCGCGGAAATCGAGGCGCTGATCGGGCTGCCGGTGGTGGTCCGGGAGTCGCGCGGGATCTCGGTGACCGCGGTCGGCGAGACCGTGATGCGCTACGCGGAGGCGGTGATCGCGAACCTGGAGGGGATGGAGGCCGAACTATCGCGCTATGCGACGGGCGCCAAGGGCAGCGTGCGGATCGTGGCCAATCTCTCGGCGGTGGTGCAGTTCCTGCCCGAGGACATCTCCTCGTTCAAGCGCGTGTTTCCCGAGGTCGACATCGAGATCGACGAGCAGACCAGCGTCAACGTTCTGCGCAGCGTGCGCGAGGGCGACGTCGACTTCGGTATCTGCAACGCGACATCGCCAGCCGAGGGGCTCGATCTGCGCACCTATCGCAGCGACCGGCTGGTGCTGATGATCCCGGCCGGCCACCGGCTCGGCAACGCGCTGACGGTGCGGTTGGCGGACGTCGTCGGCGAGCATTTCGTCGGCCTGCGCAGCGACGCCTCGCTGATGAGGCTGCTGGCCGAACAGGCGCAGAAGCTCGACGCGAAGCTCGACGTCAAGATCCGCGTGGGCAGCCTCGACGCGCTGTGCCGGATGGTGCATGTCCGGCTCGGCGTCGCGGTGGTGCCGCAGCAGATCGGCGAGCTCTACATCAACACGCTGAACGTGAAGCTGGTGCCGATCGCGGAGGACTGGGCCGTGCGCACGCTGATGATCGCGTGCCGCAATCTCGAACATCTCGCGGCGCCGGCCGCGGCGCTGGTCAATTTCCTGACGGACAAGCGCTGA
- the leuC gene encoding 3-isopropylmalate dehydratase large subunit — translation MPQTLYDKLWDAHAIATEQDGTTLLYIDRHLINEVSSPQAFEAMRLAGRTPWRSRANFAVADHNVPTTDRSGGRIADPISRLQVATLDDNAKAYGFQFFGMLDPRQGIEHVIGPEQGITLPGMTLVCGDSHTSTHGAFACLAHGIGTSEVEHVLITQTLLTKKMKSMLVKVDGELPAGSTPKDVILAVIGRIGTAGGTGYAIEYAGSTIRAMSMEGRMTICNMTIEAGARAGMVAFDDTTLDYVRGRPLAPQGEQWEQAVAYWRTLRSDPDASFDAVVEIDAAAIRPHVSWGTSPEMVVAVDERVPDPLGEPDPVRRDSMEKALAYMGLAAGTPITEIAIDKVFIGSCTNSRIEDLRAAAAVVRGRRLAANVTLAMVVPGSGLVKVQAEREGLDRIFIDAGFEWREPGCSMCMAMNDDRLKPGERCASTSNRNFEGRQGPGGRTHLVSPAMAAAAAIAGRFVDIRAI, via the coding sequence ATGCCGCAGACGCTCTACGACAAGCTTTGGGACGCGCACGCGATTGCCACCGAGCAGGACGGCACGACGCTGCTCTACATCGATCGCCATCTCATCAACGAAGTGTCGAGCCCGCAGGCGTTCGAGGCGATGCGGCTGGCCGGCCGCACGCCGTGGCGCAGCCGCGCGAATTTCGCGGTGGCCGATCACAACGTGCCGACCACCGATCGCAGCGGCGGCCGGATCGCCGATCCGATCTCGCGACTGCAGGTCGCGACGCTCGACGACAACGCCAAGGCCTACGGCTTCCAGTTCTTCGGCATGCTCGACCCGCGCCAGGGCATCGAGCACGTGATCGGGCCGGAGCAGGGCATCACGCTGCCGGGCATGACGCTTGTGTGCGGCGACTCGCATACCTCGACGCATGGCGCGTTTGCCTGCCTCGCGCACGGCATCGGCACCTCCGAAGTCGAGCACGTGCTGATCACGCAGACGCTGCTGACGAAAAAAATGAAGTCGATGCTGGTCAAGGTCGACGGCGAGCTGCCCGCGGGCTCCACGCCGAAGGACGTGATCCTCGCCGTGATCGGCCGGATCGGCACGGCGGGCGGCACCGGCTACGCGATCGAATACGCGGGCTCGACGATCCGCGCGATGTCGATGGAGGGCCGCATGACGATCTGCAACATGACCATCGAGGCCGGCGCGCGCGCCGGCATGGTGGCGTTCGACGACACCACGCTCGACTACGTGCGCGGCCGCCCGCTCGCGCCGCAGGGCGAGCAGTGGGAGCAGGCCGTCGCCTACTGGCGCACGCTGCGGTCGGACCCCGACGCGTCGTTCGACGCGGTGGTCGAGATCGACGCGGCCGCCATCCGGCCGCACGTGAGCTGGGGCACCTCGCCGGAAATGGTGGTGGCGGTGGACGAGCGCGTGCCCGATCCGCTCGGCGAGCCGGACCCGGTGCGGCGCGACAGCATGGAGAAGGCGCTTGCCTACATGGGGCTCGCCGCCGGCACGCCGATCACCGAGATCGCCATCGACAAGGTGTTCATCGGCTCCTGCACGAACTCGCGCATCGAGGACCTGCGCGCGGCCGCCGCCGTGGTGCGCGGCAGGCGGCTCGCCGCCAACGTCACGCTGGCGATGGTGGTGCCGGGCTCGGGGCTCGTGAAGGTGCAGGCCGAACGCGAGGGGCTCGACCGGATCTTCATCGATGCCGGTTTCGAATGGCGCGAGCCGGGCTGCTCGATGTGCATGGCGATGAACGATGACCGGCTCAAGCCGGGCGAGCGCTGCGCCTCGACCTCGAACCGCAATTTCGAGGGCCGCCAGGGGCCGGGCGGGCGCACCCATCTGGTCAGCCCGGCGATGGCCGCCGCCGCGGCGATCGCCGGGCGCTTCGTCGACATCCGCGCGATCTAG
- the leuD gene encoding 3-isopropylmalate dehydratase small subunit: protein MTPFVRHEGIVVPLDRANVDTDAIIPKQFLKSIRRTGFGENLFDEWRYLDHGEPGQDCSTRPLNPDFVLNRPDLRGASVLLTRANFGCGSSREHAPWALDQYGFRVIIAASFADIFFHNCFKNGLLPIVLGADQIDALFDAARQRGVLRLHVDLEQQRVRTPDHALAYPFEIDPFRKYCLVNGFDDVALTLRRADEIGEFQARHLARYPWLSNVL from the coding sequence ATGACTCCGTTCGTTCGCCACGAAGGCATCGTCGTTCCGCTCGACCGGGCCAACGTCGACACCGATGCGATCATCCCGAAGCAGTTCCTCAAGTCGATCCGGCGCACCGGCTTCGGCGAGAACCTGTTCGACGAGTGGCGCTACCTGGACCACGGCGAGCCGGGCCAGGACTGCTCGACGCGTCCGCTCAACCCCGACTTCGTCCTGAACCGGCCCGACCTGCGCGGCGCCTCGGTGCTGCTCACGCGCGCGAACTTCGGCTGCGGGTCGTCGCGCGAGCACGCGCCCTGGGCGCTCGACCAGTACGGCTTTCGCGTGATCATCGCGGCGAGCTTCGCCGACATCTTCTTCCACAACTGCTTCAAGAACGGCCTGCTGCCGATCGTGCTCGGCGCCGACCAGATCGACGCGCTGTTCGACGCCGCCCGGCAGCGGGGCGTGCTGCGCCTGCACGTCGATCTCGAGCAGCAGCGCGTTCGCACGCCGGACCACGCGCTCGCCTATCCCTTCGAGATCGATCCTTTCCGCAAGTACTGTCTCGTCAACGGCTTCGACGACGTCGCGCTCACCCTGCGCCGCGCCGACGAGATCGGCGAGTTCCAGGCACGCCATCTGGCCCGGTATCCGTGGCTGTCGAACGTGCTGTGA
- a CDS encoding LysR family transcriptional regulator, whose product MQLKTLLKHLDLTTLQLLLSIHQHGTLTQAARQEAIAVSAASKRLNELERALGERIFVRERTGMTLTLVGEILLLHAREMISSAQRINTELNERGLCAQKAVRVAANLAAIIQFFPDDLSRFMALHPGIPIKLNEVPSSGVLQAVSDGDADLGICTNPDGVDDGLQLHEYRRDRLVLVVRGDHAFAQRARLSFADTLEADYIGLQGECWVGRQSQRAAEAAGAMLKLRVQVSGFDALCRIVHAGVGVGLVPYEVFRAIGQPLGLVAVELDDAWAVLQLHIGAPRNRPMAVETVMLLEHLRRAARGVNPGAFDVALRRPPLAARMPRQAEAMLGALA is encoded by the coding sequence ATGCAGCTCAAAACCCTTTTGAAGCATCTGGACCTGACGACGCTTCAACTGCTGTTGTCGATCCACCAGCACGGCACGCTGACCCAGGCCGCCCGCCAGGAGGCGATCGCGGTTTCCGCGGCGAGCAAACGTTTGAACGAGCTCGAACGGGCGCTCGGCGAGCGGATCTTCGTGCGCGAACGCACCGGCATGACGCTCACGCTGGTCGGCGAGATCCTGCTGCTGCATGCCCGCGAGATGATCTCGAGCGCCCAGCGCATCAACACCGAACTGAACGAACGCGGGCTGTGCGCGCAGAAGGCGGTGCGCGTCGCCGCGAACCTGGCCGCGATCATCCAGTTCTTTCCCGACGATCTGAGCCGCTTCATGGCGCTGCATCCGGGCATTCCGATCAAGCTGAACGAGGTGCCCAGCAGCGGCGTGCTGCAGGCGGTCAGCGACGGCGACGCCGACCTCGGGATCTGCACCAATCCCGACGGCGTGGACGACGGCCTGCAACTGCACGAATACCGCCGCGACCGGCTGGTGCTGGTGGTGCGCGGCGATCACGCGTTCGCGCAGCGCGCGCGGCTGTCGTTCGCCGACACGCTGGAAGCCGACTACATCGGCCTGCAGGGCGAGTGCTGGGTCGGTCGCCAGAGCCAGCGCGCCGCCGAGGCGGCCGGCGCCATGCTGAAGCTGCGCGTGCAGGTGTCCGGCTTCGATGCGCTGTGCCGGATCGTGCATGCCGGGGTGGGCGTGGGCCTGGTGCCCTACGAGGTGTTCCGCGCCATCGGCCAGCCGCTCGGGCTGGTGGCCGTCGAGCTCGACGACGCCTGGGCGGTGCTCCAGCTGCATATCGGCGCGCCGCGCAACCGGCCGATGGCGGTGGAGACGGTCATGCTGCTCGAGCATCTGCGCCGCGCCGCGCGCGGCGTCAACCCGGGCGCGTTCGACGTGGCGCTGCGCCGGCCGCCGCTCGCCGCGCGGATGCCGCGTCAGGCCGAGGCGATGCTGGGGGCGCTGGCGTGA